The Nocardioides sp. S-1144 genome includes a region encoding these proteins:
- the mihF gene encoding integration host factor, actinobacterial type, translating to MALPPLTPEQRQAALLKAAASRRERAEVKNRLKNSGASIIDVVAEGRTNEVIGKMRVVDLLQSMPGLGKVRARQVMERLGIAESRRVRGLGTKQIAALGREFAPDQ from the coding sequence GTGGCATTGCCCCCACTGACACCCGAGCAACGCCAGGCGGCGCTCCTGAAGGCCGCGGCCTCGCGACGCGAGCGGGCCGAGGTGAAGAACCGCCTGAAGAACTCCGGTGCCTCGATCATCGACGTCGTCGCCGAGGGGCGCACCAACGAGGTCATCGGCAAGATGCGCGTCGTCGACCTGCTGCAGTCGATGCCCGGCCTCGGCAAGGTCCGCGCGCGCCAGGTGATGGAGCGCCTCGGCATCGCCGAGTCCCGCCGCGTGCGCGGCCTCGGCACCAAGCAGATCGCGGCGCTCGGGCGCGAGTTCGCGCCCGACCAGTGA
- the gmk gene encoding guanylate kinase produces the protein MTGNRLVVLAGPTAVGKGTVAAAVREEHPDVWISVSVTTRRARPGEVDGVHYHFVDDAAFDRLVAGGELLEWAVVHKAARYGTPRGPVVTSLEAGQPSLLEIDLQGARQVRETMPEAVFVFLKPPSWDELVRRLVGRGTETAEERERRLETARAELAAEPEFDVTIVNHEVHAAADELVALMKSGTSSSA, from the coding sequence GTGACCGGCAACCGGCTCGTCGTCCTGGCCGGCCCGACCGCCGTCGGCAAGGGCACCGTGGCCGCGGCCGTCCGCGAGGAGCACCCCGACGTTTGGATCTCGGTGTCGGTCACGACCCGGCGCGCCCGCCCGGGCGAGGTCGACGGCGTCCACTACCACTTCGTCGACGACGCGGCCTTCGACCGGCTCGTCGCCGGCGGCGAGCTGCTGGAGTGGGCCGTGGTCCACAAGGCCGCCCGCTACGGGACGCCGCGGGGTCCGGTGGTCACCTCGCTGGAGGCCGGGCAGCCCTCCCTGCTGGAGATCGACCTGCAGGGCGCGCGGCAGGTGCGCGAGACGATGCCGGAGGCCGTCTTCGTCTTCCTCAAGCCGCCGTCGTGGGACGAGCTGGTCCGCCGCCTGGTCGGCCGGGGCACCGAGACGGCCGAGGAGCGCGAGCGCCGCCTCGAGACCGCGCGGGCCGAGCTGGCCGCCGAGCCGGAGTTCGACGTCACCATCGTAAACCACGAAGTTCACGCTGCAGCCGACGAGTTGGTAGCCTTGATGAAGTCGGGCACCTCTTCGTCCGCCTGA
- the rpoZ gene encoding DNA-directed RNA polymerase subunit omega yields the protein MSAPNIDAVGVTNPSIDDLLTKTDSKYKLVLYSAKRARQINAYYSQLGEGLLEYVGPLVDTHVQEKPLSIALREIADDKLTCEDVDPAELAAEEAAAAQAALDASANYSE from the coding sequence GTGTCTGCGCCCAACATCGATGCCGTCGGCGTCACCAACCCGTCCATCGACGACCTGCTGACCAAGACCGACAGCAAGTACAAGCTGGTCCTCTACAGCGCCAAGCGCGCCCGGCAGATCAACGCCTACTACTCCCAGCTCGGTGAGGGCCTGCTCGAGTACGTCGGCCCCCTCGTCGACACCCACGTCCAGGAGAAGCCGCTCTCGATCGCGCTGCGCGAGATCGCCGACGACAAGCTCACCTGCGAGGACGTCGACCCCGCCGAGCTCGCCGCCGAGGAGGCCGCCGCGGCCCAGGCCGCGCTCGACGCCTCGGCCAACTACAGCGAGTGA
- the pyrF gene encoding orotidine-5'-phosphate decarboxylase, with translation MSPSTTHGFGARFHAALADRGPFCVGIDPHAALLHAWGLDDDVAGLERFALTVVEAVAPLCSMVKPQSAFYERFGSRGIAVLERVVAESRAAGALVLLDVKRGDIGSTSQAYAEAYLDPASPLAVDAVTLSPYLGFGSLTPFVETARRHDAGLFVLALTSNAEGPEIQHATVDTGESVARRVLDHLAALNAGAEPLGSFGAVIGATIADPGFDLDFNGPILAPGFGAQGGTPADVRRIFGAATPHVAPSSSRDVLRAGPDLEAMRAAVRRANDDLRGPA, from the coding sequence ATGAGCCCCTCGACCACCCACGGCTTCGGCGCGCGCTTCCACGCCGCCCTGGCCGACCGCGGACCGTTCTGCGTCGGCATCGACCCGCACGCCGCGCTGCTGCACGCCTGGGGCCTCGACGACGACGTCGCCGGGCTGGAGCGGTTCGCGCTCACGGTGGTGGAGGCCGTCGCGCCGCTGTGCTCGATGGTCAAGCCGCAGTCGGCCTTCTACGAGCGCTTCGGCTCCCGCGGGATCGCCGTGCTCGAGCGGGTCGTCGCGGAGTCGCGCGCCGCCGGGGCGCTGGTGCTGCTCGACGTGAAGCGCGGCGACATCGGCTCCACGTCGCAGGCCTACGCCGAGGCCTACCTCGACCCCGCGAGCCCGCTCGCCGTGGACGCCGTGACGCTCAGCCCCTACCTGGGGTTCGGGTCGCTGACGCCGTTCGTCGAGACCGCCCGCCGGCACGACGCCGGGCTGTTCGTGCTGGCGCTGACCTCCAACGCCGAGGGCCCCGAGATCCAGCACGCCACCGTCGACACCGGCGAGAGCGTCGCGCGTCGGGTGCTCGACCACCTCGCGGCGCTCAACGCGGGCGCTGAGCCGCTCGGCTCGTTCGGCGCGGTGATCGGCGCCACCATCGCCGACCCCGGCTTCGACCTCGACTTCAACGGCCCGATCCTCGCGCCCGGCTTCGGCGCCCAGGGCGGCACGCCCGCCGACGTCCGCCGGATCTTCGGCGCCGCGACCCCGCACGTCGCCCCGAGCTCCTCGCGCGACGTGCTCCGCGCCGGACCCGACCTGGAGGCGATGCGCGCCGCCGTGCGCCGGGCCAACGACGACCTGCGCGGGCCGGCGTGA
- the coaBC gene encoding bifunctional phosphopantothenoylcysteine decarboxylase/phosphopantothenate--cysteine ligase CoaBC — MGSRPVRRPSVVLGVGGGIAAYKACELLRRLTESGHDVTVVPTEAALAFVGAPTWAALSGRPVATDVWTDVHEVPHVRIGQHADLVVVAPATADLLARAAHGLADDLLTNTLLTARCPVVLAPAMHTEMWEHAATRANVATLRSRGVLVVEPAEGRLTGADTGKGRLPEPAALFEVCADVLARGVAPTLDLAGRHVVVSAGGTREPLDPVRYLGNRSSGRQGYALARAAAARGAEVTVVAANVDLPDPAGATVVRVGTTAELHDRVVAAAARADAVVMAAAPADFRPSEVSDDKIKKAGDGSAPTITLVQNDDILREISTHRARPGSVVVGFAAETGDATGSVLDLARAKLARKGCDLLVVNDVSGGAVFGSPDNEAVVLGADGAVVEVPHGTKTALAHVIWDEVVRRLDRQFDP, encoded by the coding sequence CTGGGGTCGCGGCCCGTCCGTCGTCCGAGCGTCGTCCTGGGCGTCGGCGGCGGCATCGCCGCCTACAAGGCCTGCGAGCTGCTGCGCCGCCTCACCGAGTCCGGGCACGACGTCACCGTCGTCCCGACCGAGGCGGCCCTGGCCTTCGTGGGCGCGCCCACCTGGGCCGCGCTCTCCGGACGGCCCGTGGCCACCGACGTGTGGACCGACGTCCACGAGGTGCCGCACGTGCGGATCGGGCAGCACGCCGACCTGGTCGTGGTGGCCCCGGCCACCGCCGACCTGCTGGCCCGGGCGGCCCACGGCCTGGCCGACGACCTGCTCACCAACACCCTGCTCACCGCCCGCTGCCCGGTGGTGCTCGCGCCCGCGATGCACACCGAGATGTGGGAGCACGCCGCCACCCGCGCCAACGTCGCCACACTGCGCTCGCGCGGCGTCCTGGTGGTCGAGCCCGCCGAGGGCCGGCTGACCGGTGCCGACACCGGCAAGGGCCGGCTGCCCGAGCCGGCCGCGCTGTTCGAGGTGTGCGCCGACGTGCTCGCCCGCGGCGTCGCGCCGACGCTCGACCTGGCCGGGCGCCACGTCGTCGTCTCCGCCGGCGGGACCCGCGAGCCGCTCGACCCCGTCCGCTACCTGGGCAACCGGTCCTCGGGCCGCCAGGGCTACGCGCTGGCGCGGGCCGCCGCCGCCCGCGGCGCCGAGGTCACCGTCGTGGCCGCCAACGTCGACCTCCCCGACCCGGCCGGCGCCACCGTCGTCCGGGTGGGCACGACCGCCGAGCTGCACGACCGGGTGGTCGCCGCCGCGGCGCGCGCGGACGCGGTCGTGATGGCCGCCGCCCCCGCGGACTTCCGCCCGAGCGAGGTCAGCGACGACAAGATCAAGAAGGCCGGCGACGGCTCGGCGCCGACGATCACCCTGGTCCAGAACGACGACATCCTGCGGGAGATCTCGACCCACCGCGCCCGCCCGGGCTCGGTGGTCGTCGGGTTCGCCGCCGAGACCGGCGACGCCACCGGGTCGGTGCTCGACCTGGCCCGCGCCAAGCTGGCCCGCAAGGGCTGCGACCTGCTCGTCGTCAACGACGTCAGCGGGGGAGCGGTGTTCGGCAGCCCCGACAACGAGGCCGTCGTCCTCGGTGCCGACGGCGCCGTGGTCGAGGTGCCGCACGGCACCAAGACGGCGCTCGCGCACGTCATCTGGGACGAGGTCGTGCGCCGACTCGACCGTCAATTCGACCCGTGA
- the metK gene encoding methionine adenosyltransferase, with amino-acid sequence MAGRLFTSESVTEGHPDKIADRISDTVLDYLMENDTNKQDLRVAVETLLTTGLVVVAGEVRTTAYAPVADLVRAAILDIGYDSSEKGFDGTTCGVQVAIGAQSSDIAQGVDSGIEQRVGASDDELDARGAGDQGLMFGYACDDTDVLMPLPIVIAQRLAEKLTEVRKNGTMPNLRPDGKTQVTIEYDEDDRPVRIDTVVLSTQHSEETDLSKLEAEIQQNVIDPVLASFSLPSEGYRLLVNPTGRFVVGGPMGDAGLTGRKIIVDTYGGMARHGGGAFSGKDPSKVDRSAAYAMRWVAKNVVAAGLARRCEVQVAYAIGKAQPVGVFVQTFGTGVVSDEKIQEAVLSVFDLRPAAILRDLDLLRPIYAKTSAYGHFGRELPEFTWERTDRADALKAATGV; translated from the coding sequence GTGGCTGGACGTCTTTTCACCTCCGAGTCCGTGACCGAGGGACACCCCGACAAGATCGCGGACCGGATCAGCGACACGGTCCTCGACTACCTGATGGAGAACGACACCAACAAGCAGGACCTCCGGGTCGCGGTGGAGACGCTGCTGACCACGGGCCTGGTCGTCGTGGCCGGTGAGGTCCGCACGACGGCCTACGCCCCGGTCGCCGACCTGGTGCGCGCCGCCATCCTCGACATCGGCTACGACTCCTCGGAGAAGGGCTTCGACGGCACCACGTGCGGCGTCCAGGTCGCCATCGGCGCCCAGTCGAGCGACATCGCCCAGGGCGTCGACTCCGGCATCGAGCAGCGCGTCGGGGCCTCCGACGACGAGCTCGACGCCCGCGGCGCCGGCGACCAGGGCCTGATGTTCGGCTACGCCTGCGACGACACCGACGTGCTGATGCCGCTGCCGATCGTGATCGCCCAGCGCCTGGCCGAGAAGCTCACCGAGGTCCGCAAGAACGGCACCATGCCGAACCTGCGTCCCGACGGCAAGACCCAGGTCACCATCGAGTACGACGAGGACGACCGCCCGGTGCGCATCGACACCGTCGTGCTGTCGACCCAGCACTCCGAGGAGACCGACCTCAGCAAGCTCGAGGCCGAGATCCAGCAGAACGTCATCGACCCGGTGCTGGCCTCGTTCTCGCTGCCCTCCGAGGGCTACCGCCTGCTGGTGAACCCGACCGGCCGCTTCGTGGTCGGTGGCCCGATGGGCGACGCCGGCCTCACCGGCCGCAAGATCATCGTCGACACCTACGGCGGCATGGCCCGCCACGGCGGCGGCGCGTTCTCCGGCAAGGACCCGTCGAAGGTCGACCGCTCGGCCGCCTACGCCATGCGCTGGGTCGCCAAGAACGTCGTCGCGGCGGGCCTCGCGCGCCGCTGCGAGGTCCAGGTCGCCTACGCGATCGGCAAGGCCCAGCCGGTCGGCGTGTTCGTGCAGACCTTCGGCACCGGCGTCGTCAGCGACGAGAAGATCCAGGAGGCCGTCCTGTCGGTCTTCGACCTGCGCCCGGCCGCCATCCTGCGCGACCTCGACCTGCTCCGCCCGATCTACGCCAAGACCTCGGCCTACGGCCACTTCGGCCGCGAGCTGCCCGAGTTCACCTGGGAGCGCACCGACCGCGCCGACGCCCTCAAGGCGGCGACCGGCGTCTGA